A single genomic interval of Coccidioides posadasii str. Silveira chromosome 1, complete sequence harbors:
- a CDS encoding uncharacterized protein (EggNog:ENOG410QDBA~COG:S~BUSCO:2677at33183), producing MDPYDTFGSPPPPNKSDTRWTRDEESFTSRSGVDSYRRRSPGVSQDRRRVSGRARSRSPITIDRYQPGDRVNRDEYYSASRDHAARDREERRRHPSPTAANIDRYVPGQETGRPIIRTNPLPNPLTLEYQVGFNWFAEWWRTEQIIKEEKERAKHGGRRPSDRVKGEREAREDREKERGLIQTAYDAYKSDFQVKTARSFVQRHRNEEWFKERYVSEIRDPFRQRLMEFRSGAYDRWLQDLDSGLFDEFTLEGIYKSESDGAGGIVEKEEGEATAVGETLSVLDLLPTRGGDLRDESLLQPALLIKTLAPNVSREKIEEFCKENLGEGDGGFKWLSLSDPNPSKKCHRIGWIMLHPAPEPHAVIERGDGRDEEGEEAEATTASNGTTENSTAEKALDAVNEKTIQDPVRGDFVCHVGVHVPPANPKKKALWDLFSAPERIDRDLELVKRVVAKLDSQMVSADGIAKVEERVEDLRGKGWLQPPVTGPVKVKKSKSFDLDSEMVLLEDGEAEEGEEQDETDDDEVDSEDLLVKKKKLDLMVEYLRRVHNFCFFCVFESDSVHELVRKCPGGHLRRPRSGLSTHAKAAAKASALGEPYPSKKKEEVEEGEAEPSPSEEKKPPRFSSKSEQQIYRAFNWVKTFEEKLLQILEPENVDLKKLGGRPVEEALEEELNKFVKQEDEAKFRCKVPECTKLFKAHHFWRKHVEKRHPEWFSEIQKELTLVNAYVLDPAHISPSRSDAASNGHFPFPPGHVPAGTPRGFNFANMPFNFGANGSMAGTAFQGMPSSSTGLPGFMNAGSWASGGMAMAGAAGGATSGLHNPGVIRRGGRHYNRSGPYDRRGGRFGGAGSTGPGSSGRLSPVRGMFGAPNAGAPYVPPGHPAALAAMGGFGPGGRWGDSAGGGAQAMGPREAVQGRSLKSYEDLDAVGGPGDGELNY from the exons ATGGATCCCTATGACACCTTTGGATCGCCTCCTCCGCCGAACAAATCCGACACCAGGTGGACGCGCGATGAAGAGAGTTTCACATCGCGATCGGGTGTGGATTCTTATCGCAGGAGATCCCCAG GGGTTTCGCAGGACCGCCGTAGAGTAAGCGGACGCGCAAGATCCCGTTCTCCCATCACTATCGATCGATATCAGCCAGGTGACCGTGTCAACCGTGATGAATACTACAGTGCATCGCGAGATCACGCTGCCCGTGATCGTGAAGAGCGCCGGCGCCATCCCTCGCCAACCGCGGCAAACATCGACAGATATGTCCCTGGACAGGAAACCGGCAGGCCCATCATTCGTACCAACCCTCTTCCAAATCCTCTGACCCTCGAATATCAGGTTGGGTTCAATTGGTTCGCTGAATGGTGGCGAACTGAGCAGATtataaaagaagagaaagaacgAGCAAAGCATGGTGGTCGACGTCCCTCCGACCGTGTCAAAGGGGAGCGCGAGGCCAGAGAGGAccgggaaaaggaaagaggCCTCATTCAGACAGCGTACGACGCGTATAAGTCAGATTTTCAAGTCAAGACGGCTCGTTCATTTGTGCAAAGACATCGAAATGAGGAGTGGTTCAAAGAGCGATATGTCTCTGAGATTCGAGATCCCTTCCGTCAGCGTTTGATGGAGTTTAGGTCCGGAGCATATGATAGATGGCTGCAAGACCTTGATTCGGGGCTTTTCGATGAATTCACACTCGAAGGAATTTACAAAAGCGAGAGTGACGGCGCCGGCGGGATTGTTGAGAAAGAGGAAGGAGAAGCAACCGCAGTGGGTGAAACACTGAGTGTTCTCGACCTCTTACCAACAAGAGGCGGCGACCTTCGGGATGAATCGTTATTACAACCAGCCCTTCTTATTAAAACATTGGCCCCCAATGTCAGTCGTGAAAAGATTGAAGAGTTTTGCAAGGAGAATCTTGGGGAAGGAGACGGTGGGTTTAAATGGCTGAGCTTAAGTGATCCCAATCCTTCGAAAAAGTGTCATCGAATCGGTTGGATAATGCTTCACCCCGCTCCAGAGCCCCATGCCGTGATTGAAAGGGGTGATGGGAGGGATGAAGAGGGCGAAGAAGCTGAAGCAACCACGGCCTCAAACGGGACTACCGAGAACTCCACCGCAGAAAAGGCGTTGGATGCTGTGAACGAAAAGACCATCCAAGACCCTGTTCGTGGAGATTTCGTGTGCCACGTTGGTGTTCATGTTCCGCCAGCAAATCCGAAGAAAAAAGCACTCTGGGATCTTTTCTCTGCTCCGGAGCGTATCGATCGGGATCTTGAATTGGTAAAACGCGTCGTGGCAAAGCTGGATTCTCAGATGGTTTCTGCCGATGGTATTGCCAAAGTTGAGGAGCGTGTTGAAGATCTTCGTGGAAAGGGATGGTTGCAACCACCTGTTACTGGACCTGTGAAGGTAAAGAAATCAAAGTCTTTCGATCTCGACTCAGAAATGGTCTTGCTTGAAGACGGAGAGGcagaagagggagaagaaCAGGACGAGACAGATGATGATGAGGTTGATAGTGAGGATCTCCTtgtcaaaaagaaaaagctGGATTTAATGGTGGAATACTTGAGACGGGTTCACAacttctgtttcttctgcGTGTTTGAGAGCGATTCGGTTCACGAATTGGTTCGCAAATGCCCTGGTGGCCATTTACGTCGGCCTCGGTCTGGATTGAGTACGCACGCTAAAGCTGCAGCCAAAGCAAGCGCTCTTGGTGAGCCTTATCCATctaagaagaaagaagaggtCGAAGAAGGTGAGGCGGAGCCGTCCCCAAGTGAAGAGAAAAAGCCACCACGGTTTTCATCAAAGAGCGAACAACAAATTTATCGCGCCTTCAATTGGGTCAAGACCTTTGAGGAAAAGCTACTTCAAATCCTAGAACCTGAAAATGTGGATCTGAAGAAGCTTGGTGGTAGGCCTGTTGAGGAAGCCCTTGAAGAGGAACTCAACAAATTTGTCAAGCAGGAGGATGAAGCGAAATTCCGTTGCAAGGTTCCCGAGTGTACTAAGCTTTTTAAAGCTCACCATTTCTGGAGGAAGCACGTCGAGAAGAGGCACCCTGAATGGTTTAGTGAGATCCAGAAAGAG CTTACCCTTGTGAATGCATATGTCCTCGATCCTGCACATATTTCTCCGTCACGATCTGATGCTGCTAGCAATGGGCACTTCCCTTTCCCACCGGGCCATGTACCAGCCGGTACTCCACGTGGATTTAATTTTGCAAATATGCCGTTTAATTTCGGTGCAAACGGATCCATGGCTGGCACCGCCTTTCAAGGAATGCCCTCGTCTTCTACAGGCCTTCCTGGTTTCATGAATGCTGGCAGTTGGGCTAGTGGTGGAATGGCTATGGCTGGTGCTGCTGGAGGAGCCACTTCAGGCCTTCACAACCCTGGTGTAATTCGCCGAGGAGGCCGTCACTATAATAGATCCGGTCCGTATGATCGTCGAGGGGGTCGATTTGGCGGAGCTGGCAGCACTGGTCCCGGAAGTAGTGGTCGACTTAGTCCCGTCCGTGGTATGTTTGGCGCCCCTAACGCCGGAGCTCCTTACGTTCCACCTGGCCATCCAGCTGCATTGGCTGCTATGGGAGGCTTTGGTCCTGGTGGACGATGGGGGGATAGTGCTGGCGGTGGTGCTCAGGCTATGGGGCCACGCGAAGCTGTTCAAGGCCGAAGCCTAAAGAGTTACGAGGATTTGGACGCTGTGGGTGGTCCTGGCGATGGAGAATTGAACTACTAA
- a CDS encoding uncharacterized protein (EggNog:ENOG410PRM4~COG:S~BUSCO:15002at33183): MAPKEGSHIVHQKVHPCLWFDTQAVEAATYYTTLFSQRPNAKPGDAADVSRITSIAEPLVTFMLSGQEYSALNGGPHYTHSPAVSLFITCEDQAEVDYFWENFLKDGGKEIQCGWITDKFGVSWQVVPKALMEMLSDEDKEKQERARQTMLNSKKLEIARLKAAFEGRE, encoded by the coding sequence ATGGCTCCAAAAGAAGGGTCCCACATCGTCCACCAGAAAGTTCACCCCTGTCTCTGGTTTGACACCCAAGCTGTCGAAGCCGCAACATACTACACCACCCTCTTCTCGCAGAGGCCGAACGCCAAGCCCGGCGATGCTGCAGATGTCTCCCGCATCACATCCATCGCCGAGCCGCTGGTGACATTCATGCTCTCGGGACAGGAGTATAGCGCGCTCAACGGCGGGCCCCACTACACACACTCTCCGGCCGTGTCGCTGTTCATCACCTGCGAGGACCAGGCGGAGGTTGATTATTTTTGGGAGAACTTCCTTAAAGACGGCGGCAAGGAGATTCAATGTGGGTGGATCACGGATAAATTCGGCGTGTCCTGGCAGGTTGTACCGAAGGCTTTGATGGAAATGCTTTCCGACGAGGATAAGGAAAAGCAGGAACGCGCGAGACAGACGATGTTGAATAGCAAGAAGCTTGAAATTGCTAGGTTGAAGGCTGCGTTCGAAGGGCGGGAATGA
- a CDS encoding uncharacterized protein (EggNog:ENOG410PZJ2): protein MATSPIAQFPGFSGTLLDSDQLRAHPCLKSLQIMVNDAFREGNHDRFPTLDAVSATLGTHGRCIVIFRDTDVDRINPVATAMIKYYNPAVGVDPIGVIHANGRIESEHGYDSEPADLLSITQWEPAAVAILQDDPSLRKLGLAVYCVDQLEIDLLKRLEEARKNPSAVSGAQSRSHTSASSAKVQKLTLWIRAKQHLAPYWERRGYKLVHTKMYPKGIWGSQAELKIVTLKRDMLSSIE, encoded by the exons ATGGCTACCTCACCAATCGCCCAGTTCCCCGGATTCAGTGGTACCCTTCTCGATTCCGACCAATTGCGCGCCCACCCATGTCTTAAGTCCCTTCAAATCATGGTCAATGATGCTTTTCGCGAAGGTAATCATGACCGTTTCCCCACCTTGGACGCAGTATCTGCAACTCTGGGTACCCACGGCCGGTGCATCGTCATATTTCGAGATACCGACGTCGATAGGATCAATCCCGTAGCGACAGCCATGATCAAGTATTACAACCCGGCTGTAGGGGTAGATCCAATTGGGGTAATACACGCCAATGGAAGAATCGAGTCAGAACATG GATATGACTCAGAGCCTGCTGACCTTCTATCTATTACTCAGTGGGAACCGGCCGCAGTCGCCATTCTACAGGATGATCCGTCATTGAGAAAGCTCGGTTTGGCAGTATATTGCGTCGATCAGTTGGAAATAGATCTCTTGAAGCGCCTGGAAGAAGCTCGCAAGAACCCGTCCGCAGTGTCGGGGGCACAGAGTAGAAGTCATACCTCCGCATCTTCCGCCAAAGTCCAGAAGTTAACGCTCTGGATCAGAGCAAAGCAACATCTGGCGCCATATTGGGAGAGGCGGGGCTATAAACTTGTTCATACCAAAATGTATCCAAAGGGCATCTGGGGGTCGCAGGCTGAACTGAAGATTGTTACACTGAAGAGAGATATGCTTAGCAGTATTGAATAG
- a CDS encoding uncharacterized protein (EggNog:ENOG410PND1~COG:J), which yields MAQSQGTSHNQPSQSPALHPPRIRLTGRSITIEPLSAAHAEDLFSCVGGLENASLWTYMPAGPFESKASLETYINSVISSEDSVFSALIDPASQRAVGYLGLLRIDLKNRIVEIGSIMLSPTLQRSTAATEAYYLMAKMVFEDLGFRRYEWKCNNLNTPSKNAAIRLGFTFEGIFRQHMIVKGLNRDSAWFSIIDSEWPSIKNAFEKWLDPTNFDADGNQRKSLASFR from the coding sequence ATGGCCCAAAGTCAAGGAACGAGTCATAACCAACCCAGCCAGAGCCCTGCTCTCCACCCGCCTCGCATACGCCTGACAGGCCGATCCATCACCATTGAACCCTTGAGTGCTGCCCACGCGGAAGATTTATTCTCGTGTGTCGGTGGACTCGAGAACGCTTCACTCTGGACATACATGCCGGCTGGGCCTTTTGAGTCCAAAGCTTCGCTCGAGACTTACATAAATTCCGTCATATCCTCCGAGGATTCGGTATTCTCAGCGCTCATTGACCCCGCCAGCCAACGGGCGGTTGGATACTTGGGCTTGCTGCGCATCGACCTCAAAAATCGCATCGTGGAAATCGGCAGCATCATGCTCTCGCCTACACTGCAGCGCAGCACGGCAGCGACAGAAGCCTACTATTTGATGGCGAAAATGGTCTTTGAAGACCTTGGGTTCCGGCGCTATGAATGGAAATGTAATAATCTTAACACTCCCTCAAAGAATGCCGCTATTCGGCTCGGGTTTACATTTGAAGGAATTTTCCGCCAGCATATGATTGTCAAAGGGTTGAATCGAGACAGTGCATGGTTCTCAATCATTGACTCTGAGTGGCCGTCAATCAAAAATGCGTTCGAGAAGTGGTTGGATCCTACAAATTTCGACGCAGATGGAAACCAGCGCAAAAGTCTGGCGTCATTTCGGTGA
- a CDS encoding uncharacterized protein (EggNog:ENOG410PSYC~BUSCO:9853at33183), producing MEPSIEVLVHISAPGDAEDDANHRALANAFLHFEPATKFRIYPDDSDGSDQLHILTQASNSDQENRGRCGSTDRSTPPWKRGIDAGYERDDSVFYDDFEERHSCDFYEGAERDTEIIPSPTKFNETDSFETPPATVPDSQPPFSPTWDVLKYAQRDGDSGTESPAGEISILEPIAATEEKPSEVPVSQGNVVELGSFEVPSESAFGSQFSFRSIGDPERSISPAMRSIKPVRIREPPSSLEVASPPKRTCLPETKDDIISLLEETIPSSELEEILFSDNPGSSSLPELPAEIRPPPPEASNKAKFTTHITPPLHLLSEKMGLSRFKPAHQTRRLGILERGYWYMRIPVVLNNGGSTSSRPAEGSTACALTSNERRDPVPWSTGLFLRFWNYLSKFVGQYGRAGWGVWCFCDSAKDQPIVDSVQPLDVRVYSWGETAPYIYLLLFLASHRGIKKIPNVQWRDGKGEVVIQMD from the coding sequence ATGGAGCCCTCGATCGAAGTTCTAGTCCACATTTCCGCTCCAGGCGACGCAGAAGATGACGCCAACCATCGCGCGCTTGCAAACGCTTTCCTGCATTTCGAACCCGCCACCAAGTTCAGGATATATCCCGATGATTCGGATGGAAGTGATCAACTACATATTCTCACTCAAGCTAGTAATAGCGATCAGGAGAATCGTGGTAGATGCGGTTCTACCGATCGTTCAACACCTCCATGGAAGAGGGGGATAGACGCTGGTTATGAACGAGATGATTCTGTCTTCTATGACGATTTTGAAGAGCGACATTCGTGTGATTTCTACGAGGGTGCAGAGCGTGATACGGAGATTATCCCTTCTCCCACCAAGTTTAACGAGACGGATTCCTTTGAAACTCCGCCAGCGACGGTGCCTGATTCTCAGCCACCTTTTTCACCGACATGGGACGTCCTGAAATATGCCCAAAGGGATGGAGATTCTGGCACGGAATCCCCGGCTGGAGAAATAAGTATCTTGGAGCCGATTGCCGCCACGGAAGAGAAGCCCAGCGAAGTTCCTGTCTCGCAAGGCAACGTTGTCGAATTGGGTTCATTTGAGGTACCTTCAGAATCTGCGTTTGGATCTCAGTTTTCATTCAGATCTATCGGAGACCCTGAGAGAAGTATCAGCCCGGCCATGAGGTCCATTAAACCAGTGCGGATTCGTGAACCACCATCATCTTTAGAGGTAGCGTCTCCGCCAAAACGAACTTGCCTTCCCGAAACTAAAGATGATATCATTTCACTGTTAGAAGAAACTATTCCATCTAGTGAATTGGAAGAAATACTATTCTCGGACAATCCTGGTTCTTCCAGTTTGCCAGAACTGCCGGCGGAGATTCGTCCACCACCTCCGGAAGCATCTAACAAGGCGAAGTTTACAACACATATCACACCACCCCTACATTTGCTATCCGAAAAAATGGGCCTTTCCCGGTTTAAACCAGCCCATCAAACACGTCGACTGGGCATACTCGAGCGGGGATACTGGTACATGCGAATTCCGGTTGTGCTCAATAACGGAGGGAGCACATCGAGCAGGCCTGCTGAAGGCTCGACAGCGTGTGCCCTAACAAGCAATGAGCGTAGAGATCCTGTCCCCTGGTCAACTGGTTTATTTTTACGGTTCTGGAACTATCTTTCAAAATTTGTGGGCCAGTACGGACGAGCAGGCTGGGGAGTTTGGTGCTTCTGTGACTCTGCTAAAGACCAGCCCATAGTCGACTCCGTACAGCCACTGGACGTGAGGGTCTACTCGTGGGGCGAAACCGCTCCGTATATATATTTGTTACTTTTCTTGGCTAGCCATAGAGGGATCAAGAAGATTCCGAACGTGCAGTGGAGAGACGGCAAAGGGGAAGTGGTTATCCAAATGGACTGA
- a CDS encoding uncharacterized protein (EggNog:ENOG410PFMP~COG:I,J,T~BUSCO:4818at33183) — protein MATVSWQQKAQSIRDYRDGTLAKVEPPLKDIPDPLPLNSQGLPRQYLTEREFELTQNYDAIALLEMLRTKKVTSEELTRAFLRRAALAQKAVNCVTELMWDEAIARAKYLDSLKEPVGPLHGLPISIKEHHGMKGKKVHANFIAWADDDSADNLLNNILYDAGCVFYVRTTGPQALMHLECESSIYGRTVNPYNRNLTSGGSSGGEGALVAFGGSVLGVGGDIGGSVRNPASNNGVYGFKPTCKRLPVGGIKLPMEGKDAIAATFGPLCRSRETVNLFMKVIADAEPWRFDASLSPLPWASVTFNKPLKIAVQWDDGVVKPHPPVLRALREVAEACKKAGMEVVDWVSYDHRKAWDIISELYWPDAGKEVLDLFKSTGEPILPLTKFILEQPRVRDHNMAEYWKLCLERDSYRDAYAAHWSATANSPTGEVDLILCPTTPGVAPPHEAARYWCYTSQWNLLDYPAAVFPVTTVDLEKDVREEGYAPRNEHDRFNYDLYTGPQRFEGAPVSLQVVGRRFYDEKVMAGLAAIEKAMGRN, from the exons ATGGCTACCGTGTCCTGGCAGCAGAAGGCACAGTCAATTCGCGACTATCGCGATGGCACTCTTGCCAAAGTCGAACCGCCGCTCAAAGATATCCCCGATCCGCTGCCGTTAAATTCCCAAGGTCTTCCGAGGCAGTACCTTACGGAGCGAGAATTCGAGCTTACACAGAATTATGATGCCATCGCGCTCCTGGAGATGCTGCGCACCAAGAAAGTTACATCAGAGGAGCTGACAAGAGCGTTCCTCAGACGGGCGGCGCTGGCACAGAAAGCG GTGAACTGCGTCACAGAACTCATGTGGGATGAAGCCATTGCGCGAGCAAAATATTTGGATTCGCTTAAGGAGCCAGTTGGCCCGCTCCATGGTCTTCCCATCTCGATAAAAGAGCACCACGGCATGAAGGGCAAGAAGGTCCACGCCAACTTCATTGCCTGGGCCGACGATGATTCCGCGGACAACCTTCTCAACAACATTCTTTATGATGCTGGCTGCGTCTTCTACGTTCGGACAACGGGCCCCCAAGCATTGATGCATCTTGAGTGCGAGAGCAGCATCTATGGCCGCACTGTTAACCCCTACAACCGCAACCTTACCTCTGGAGGAAGCAGTGGTGGTGAAGGAGCTCTGGTAGCTTTTGGTGGCAGTGTTTTG GGCGTTGGAGGTGATATCGGTGGTAGCGTTCGCAATCCTGCCAGCAATAACGGCGTGTACGGATTCAAGCCTACCTGCAAGCGTCTTCCAGTTGGCGGGATTAAGCTTCCCATGGAGGGCAAGGATGCGATCGCCGCCACATTTGGTCCTCTCTGCCGTTCGCGCGAAACAGTCAATCTATTCATGAAGGTCATCGCTGATGCGGAGCCGTGGCGTTTTGACGCTTCTCTCTCCCCACTGCCCTGGGCATCCGTCACCTTTAACAAACCCCTGAAGATCGCGGTTCAATGGGATGATGGCGTGGTTAAGCCGCACCCACCAGTGCTTCGTGCACTGAGAGAGGTCGCCGAGGCGTGTAAGAAGGCTGGAATGGAGGTGGTCGACTGGGTGTCCTATGACCACAGGAAGGCCTGGGACATCATCTCTGAGCTTTACTGGCCGGACGCAGGAAAAGAAGTTCTTGACCTCTTTAAGTCGACGGGAGAACCAATTCTACCCCTCACAAAATTCATCCTTGAACAACCAAGGGTCAGAGACCACAACATGGCTGAATATTGGAAG CTCTGCCTTGAACGCGACAGCTACCGTGATGCGTACGCTGCCCATTGGTCCGCTACCGCAAATTCCCCAACGGGTGAAGTCGATCTGATCCTGTGCCCCACGACTCCCGGCGTCGCTCCTCCACACGAAGCCGCCAGATATTGGTGCTACACCTCTCAATGGAACCTGTTGGACTACCCGGCTGCTGTCTTCCCCGTCACCACTGTTGATTTGGAGAAGGATGTTCGGGAAGAGGGATATGCTCCACGCAACGAGCACGATCGCTTCAACTATGATCTGTACACCGGCCCACAAAGATTCGAGGGTGCCCCGGTGAGCCTTCAGGTCGTTGGGCGGAGGTTCTATGATGAGAAGGTTATGGCCGGATTGGCTGCAATTGAGAAGGCGATGGGAAGGAATTAA
- a CDS encoding uncharacterized protein (EggNog:ENOG410PM5P~COG:T): MYLTRIIQSVPCKPCPLPAKLLPTADLVEEEHTPHYKPQHFYPVRLYEILNNRYQIAAKIGWGTSSTVWLARDLHQWRWLPPRYVAIKVNANNYVSQQSAEEELCVSEHITKANPQHPGRNFVATLLDSFRVDSPGGTHICMVFDALCEPLWMLNRRFEGNTIPLGVLKPVSKLILEGLRYLHTECHVIHTDLKSDNILLALRNPSILDSVAQDEMNNPSPRKQLDGRDIYLSRNYWGLSPDQLGRSVITDFGLAVRGDGPPNSHPIQPEGYRAPEVCLGGEWSYSADIWNLGAMLWDLFYGRGPFDTPPKSRGSGSADEAHLGQIISLLGPPPPDLLRRGKEISRYFDAKGQFKFPELIGKKDLVSMAKEIDYDDGMPQFVDFISTMLRWRPEDRTTAEDLISHPWLPQARPANG, encoded by the exons ATGTACCTTACAAGAATTATTCAGTCCGTTCCCTGCAAGCCCTGCCCTTTGCCGGCAAAGTTACTCCCAACGGCAGATCTGGTTGAGGAAGAGCACACGCCCCATTATAAGCCTCAGCACTTTTATCCTGTACGTCTTTATGAGATACTCAACAACCGATACCAAATCGCCGCCAAAATAGGCTGGGGAACAAGTTCAACGGTATGGCTAGCACGCGATCTCCACCA GTGGCGATGGCTTCCGCCCCGATATGTGGCCATCAAAGTTAACGCAAACAATTATGTATCTCAACAATCTGCGGAGGAGGAGCTGTGTGTTTCTGAGCATATAACCAAAGCAAACCCCCAGCATCCAGGCCGCAACTTTGTCGCCACCTTGTTAGACTCGTTTCGTGTTGATAGCCCGGGCGGCACTCATATTTGCATGGTCTTCGATGCGCTTTGTGAACCACTATGGATGCTGAACCGTCGTTTCGAAGGAAACACCATCCCTCTCGGCGTCTTGAAACCGGTATCTAAACTCATACTAGAAGGACTGCGGTACCTCCACACCGAATGCCACGTTATTCACACAG ATCTCAAGTCCGATAACATCTTACTGGCCCTACGCAACCCATCTATCCTGGACTCGGTCGCGCAAGATGAGATGAACAATCCCTCTCCACGGAAACAACTGGACGGTCGGGACATATACCTATCCCGAAATTACTGGGGACTGTCGCCCGACCAACTGGGTAGATCGGTAATAACTGACTTTGGGCTTGCCGTGCGCGGTGACGGTCCCCCGAACAGCCACCCCATCCAGCCAGAGGGATATCGGGCCCCGGAAGTTTGTCTCGGGGGCGAGTGGAGCTACAGTGCTGACATTTGGAACTTGGGAGCTATG CTTTGGGACCTGTTCTATGGCCGCGGACCCTTCGACACACCACCGAAATCGCGCGGTTCAGGCTCAGCAGACGAAGCTCATCTAGGCCAGATCATTTCCCTCCTGGGGCCCCCTCCACCTGATCTTCTCCGCCGCggaaaagaaatatctcGGTATTTTGACGCTAAAG GACAATTCAAATTCCCCGAGCTCATCGGAAAAAAGGACCTGGTGTCTATGGCTAAAGAAATTGACTATGATGACGGAATGCCCCAGTTTGTAGACTTTATTTCTACAATGCTGCGCTGGAGGCCCGAGGACCGGACCACGGCGGAGGACTTGATTTCCCATCCGTGGCTTCCGCAGGCGAGACCTGCGAATGGGTGA
- a CDS encoding uncharacterized protein (EggNog:ENOG410PJSX~COG:S~BUSCO:7336at33183) — protein MEPSGTNQGIMAGQSGVPVTQTFSSNVGSAPGDMTAPVSAESSFISMPFLKALGGGLQKKTRDGQPPKRRGPKPDSKPAQTRRQELNRQAQRTHRERKEQYIRALEIEISRLREGYANDINSANMSLHQQRQTLESQKEENRILREILLSHGFNVDAELEQRRGMTRAGSQRSYQESSAQSHSAGYPSGTHYMTPDTTVSAGRSPGAPGSDFADAQPTSSPYSYQGPKTQKSCQPAISSEISIPSGDNSTVADIPGIFDRDPQLGIDFILTLEGQCRDHIERLCRRAHDAEDQDMVAGHILMATCPPPSVVASASRGYEYPVKTYDLPPANLNTLLNLSRQLVTDNEITPIMALQSLKNHEMYHLLTKDDIRRVMDDLVAKVRCYGFGAVLEEFEFRDSLNSVLGSKMEPAIMQAEGYLAFRPAHVAEDYTMYS, from the exons ATGGAGCCGTCGGGGACCAACCAGGGGATAATGGCTGGGCAATCGGGGGTTCCAGTCACGCAGACGTTTTCGAGTAATGTTGGCAGTGCACCAG GCGACATGACAGCCCCGGTGAGCGCGGAATCGTCGTTTATTTCAATGCCTTTCCTCAAGGCGCTTGGCGGAGGACTTCAGAAGAAAACGAGAG ACGGGCAGCCTCCAAAACGGCGAGGCCCGAAGCCGGATAGCAAGCCAGCTCAGACTCGACGCCAGGAATTGAATCGACAGGCCCAGAG AACCCACCgagaaagaaaggaacaATATATCCGGGCCTTGGAGATTGAGATTTCGCGCCTCCGGGAAGGTTATGCGAACGATATAAATTCGGCCAACATGTCTCTCCACCAGCAAAGACAAACCCTAGAAAGCCAAAAGGAAGAGAATAGGATCCTGAGGGAGATTCTGCTCTCGCATGGTTTCAATGTTGATGCTGAGCTGGAGCAGCGTAGAGGCATGACCCGGGCCGGGAGTCAACGGAGTTACCAAGAGAGCAGCGCCCAGTCGCACTCTGCTGGTTACCCAAGTGGGACCCACTACATGACTCCGGATACGACTGTCTCAGCGGGTAGAAGTCCGGGTGCCCCGGGATCGGATTTTGCAGATGCGCAGCCTACCTCTTCGCCGTATTCATACCAAGGGCCGAAGACCCAGAAGAGCTGCCAGCCAGCAATATCGAGCGAAATAAGTATCCCGAGTGGCGACAACTCCACCGTTGCCGATATTCCCGGCATATTTGACCGCGACCCGCAATTGGGGATCGATTTTATCCTCAC ACTCGAAGGACAATGCAGAGATCACATAGAGCGGCTATGCCGGCGTGCTCATGATGCAGAGGACCAGGACATGGTCGCCGGCCATATTCTAATGGCGACATGCCCGCCGCCCTCGGTGGTTGCGAGTGCCAGTAGAGGCTATGAATACCCGGTGAAAACATATGATCTTCCGCCAGCTAATCTTAACACCCTGCTTAATCTCAGCCGACAACTCGTAACGGACAACGAAATTACCCCAATCATGGCACTACAATCACTGAAAAACCACGAAATGTATCATCTATTAACGAAAGATGATATAAGACGAGTTATGGATGACCTTGTAGCCAAGGTCCGCTGCTATGGATTTGGTGCTGTTCTCGAAGAATTCGAGTTTAGAGATTCactgaatagtgtgctggGGAGCAAAATGGAACCAGCGATAATGCAAGCGGAGGGATACTTAGCCTTCCGCCCCGCCCATGTGGCGGAGGACTATACGATGTATTCATGA